A DNA window from Parabacteroides johnsonii DSM 18315 contains the following coding sequences:
- the rfbC gene encoding dTDP-4-dehydrorhamnose 3,5-epimerase, translated as MTYIETEIPGVWIIEPKVFKDARGYFMEAWKKAEFEEHIGKVEFVQDNESCSSKGVLRGLHYQLAPYSQSKLVRVIKGCVLDVAVDLRKGSPTFGKYVAVELSDENKRQFFIPQGFAHGFHVLSEEAVFTYKVDNPYTPTHERGLRFDDPVVGVDWKIMDLSILNLSDKDRNAPLLQDAEINFKY; from the coding sequence ATGACATATATTGAAACTGAAATTCCCGGCGTGTGGATCATTGAACCGAAAGTTTTTAAAGATGCACGCGGTTATTTTATGGAGGCTTGGAAGAAGGCTGAGTTTGAAGAGCATATCGGCAAAGTGGAATTTGTGCAGGATAACGAGTCTTGTTCGTCGAAAGGCGTGTTGCGAGGTTTGCATTACCAACTGGCTCCTTACTCGCAGTCCAAGTTGGTACGTGTGATAAAAGGATGTGTGTTGGATGTGGCTGTCGATCTGCGCAAAGGTTCTCCGACATTTGGGAAGTATGTTGCCGTAGAGTTGTCGGACGAGAATAAACGTCAGTTTTTTATCCCGCAAGGATTCGCTCACGGTTTCCACGTCTTGAGCGAGGAGGCTGTTTTTACTTATAAGGTCGATAATCCTTATACGCCTACCCATGAACGCGGATTGCGTTTTGATGATCCTGTAGTCGGTGTGGATTGGAAGATCATGGACCTGTCTATTCTCAACTTGTCGGATAAAGACAGGAACGCCCCCTTGTTGCAAGATGCAGAAATAAACTTTAAATATTAA
- a CDS encoding tyrosine-type recombinase/integrase encodes MGENYRLIKKRKILTLEDYVDERVRNKRSLGKYSTADLYQAAGYHFRNFYGKEDCRLSDLNPTLVADFVHYLQSLRLKTNTINSYLSSLRAIFNAALQSRIVKVKEHPFSGLKLKREMTAKRAVSVEFVKKMAAMDFTEDPRLDLAADLSLFSFMAYGMPFIDIVHLKKENIDGDEIIYNRHKTGVQIRIKITIGMQILIDKHKNKGSYLFPVLTDYTGYHGYKSLLAVHNESLKKIGRLLHVPVKLTSYVMRHTWASEALRCNIPITVISQAMGHTSEKTTRIYLGQLDASVLNKANKQITGILDVFFQKRE; translated from the coding sequence ATGGGAGAAAATTATAGGCTGATCAAAAAGAGAAAAATCCTTACGTTGGAGGATTATGTAGATGAACGTGTACGGAATAAACGTTCTCTTGGAAAGTACAGCACGGCCGATCTCTATCAGGCGGCAGGCTACCATTTCCGGAATTTCTATGGAAAAGAAGATTGCCGTTTGTCGGATTTGAACCCGACCTTAGTAGCTGACTTCGTCCATTACCTGCAAAGCCTCCGGCTGAAGACGAATACGATCAACAGCTATCTGAGCAGTTTGCGGGCCATATTCAATGCCGCTTTGCAAAGCCGTATCGTCAAAGTAAAGGAACATCCTTTTTCCGGCCTGAAGTTGAAACGTGAAATGACGGCCAAACGGGCGGTTTCAGTGGAGTTTGTCAAAAAAATGGCTGCAATGGATTTTACTGAAGATCCGAGGCTGGATCTGGCAGCCGATCTTTCACTTTTCAGTTTCATGGCTTACGGGATGCCCTTTATCGACATCGTACACCTGAAAAAGGAGAATATCGACGGAGACGAAATCATCTATAACCGCCACAAAACAGGCGTCCAAATCCGTATCAAGATAACGATCGGGATGCAGATTTTGATCGATAAGCATAAAAACAAAGGTTCCTATCTGTTCCCCGTGCTGACCGACTATACCGGTTATCATGGTTATAAGTCCTTGTTGGCCGTGCATAACGAGTCGCTGAAAAAGATCGGCCGGCTATTGCATGTCCCTGTGAAGCTGACCTCGTACGTCATGCGTCATACCTGGGCTTCGGAAGCTTTGCGCTGCAATATCCCGATCACGGTTATCAGCCAGGCGATGGGACACACGTCGGAAAAAACAACCCGCATTTATCTGGGGCAATTGGATGCTTCGGTGTTAAATAAAGCGAACAAACAGATAACCGGCATATTGGATGTTTTTTTTCAGAAAAGAGAGTGA
- a CDS encoding glycoside hydrolase family 97 protein produces the protein MKLKALIVLFLMGSMSLMAQKSYQLQSPDKKLQAVVTVGGDIRFSFTHDGTEVLAASPISMTLQNGVVLGASPKVSKVLKAAVDKVIPSPFYKKTEVQDVYNEMTLSFRGNYGLVFRMYNDGLAYRFTTKMKNDIVVVDEEADYNFSSDHTAFAPYVNSKKATFEEQFMNSFEQPYVHEPITKLNSERLMILPFLVELDGGKKLCITEADLEDYPGMFLNNSTDKPVLKPVFAPYPKVKKQGGHNNLQMLVEEREDYIAKTSGTRAFPWRVFVVSENDKQLADCDMVYRLASPCRLQDVSWVKPGKVAWDWWNDWNIYDVDFRAGINNETYKYYIDFAAEHGIEYVILDEGWSVNMAADLMQVIPEINIPELVNYGKSKNVGIILWAGYHAFDRDMEKVVKHYSDMGVKGFKVDFMDRDDQEIIDFLYRGAETCARYKMMVDYHGICKPTGLQRTYPNVINYEGVHGLENMKWAEKTYDMPLYDVTIPFVRMVAGPMDYTQGAMRNAIRKNYAPIYTEPMSQGTRCHQLATYVIFESPLNMLCDNPSNYNREPECTEFIANIPTVWEKTVALDGKVGEYVAIARLHGDNWYVGALTNWDAREVELDLSFLGDGNYKLELFKDGINADRAACDYKKEVIPVPTDRKVKVKMAPGGGWAAKIYK, from the coding sequence ATGAAATTAAAAGCTCTTATTGTGCTCTTCCTGATGGGGAGCATGTCGCTGATGGCTCAAAAAAGCTATCAGTTGCAATCGCCGGACAAAAAACTGCAAGCTGTCGTTACGGTAGGTGGCGATATTCGTTTTTCATTTACACACGATGGGACTGAAGTCCTTGCCGCTTCTCCGATCTCCATGACGTTGCAGAACGGAGTTGTTTTAGGGGCCAGCCCCAAAGTATCGAAAGTGCTGAAAGCGGCAGTCGATAAGGTGATCCCTTCTCCTTTTTATAAAAAGACGGAAGTGCAGGATGTCTATAATGAAATGACACTGTCGTTCCGGGGTAACTACGGTCTTGTTTTCCGTATGTATAATGACGGGCTGGCCTATCGTTTCACGACGAAGATGAAGAATGATATCGTCGTGGTGGATGAAGAAGCCGACTATAACTTCTCTTCCGACCATACGGCTTTTGCGCCTTATGTGAACAGCAAGAAGGCTACTTTTGAAGAACAGTTCATGAACTCTTTCGAACAGCCTTATGTACACGAACCGATCACGAAGCTGAACAGTGAACGTCTGATGATCCTCCCGTTCCTGGTGGAGTTGGACGGTGGCAAGAAACTCTGTATCACCGAGGCTGACCTGGAAGATTATCCTGGTATGTTCCTGAATAACTCGACAGACAAGCCGGTATTAAAACCGGTGTTCGCTCCTTATCCGAAGGTGAAAAAGCAAGGCGGCCACAATAATTTGCAGATGTTGGTGGAAGAACGTGAAGACTATATTGCCAAAACAAGCGGCACGCGTGCTTTCCCGTGGCGTGTGTTTGTCGTCTCGGAGAATGATAAGCAACTGGCTGATTGTGATATGGTTTATCGTTTGGCTTCTCCCTGCCGCCTGCAGGATGTCTCTTGGGTGAAACCGGGTAAGGTTGCATGGGACTGGTGGAATGACTGGAATATCTACGATGTGGATTTCCGTGCCGGCATCAACAATGAGACCTATAAGTATTATATCGACTTCGCTGCCGAACATGGCATCGAATATGTGATTCTCGATGAAGGCTGGTCTGTCAATATGGCTGCCGATCTGATGCAGGTTATCCCGGAAATCAATATCCCGGAGCTGGTGAATTATGGAAAATCTAAGAATGTCGGTATCATTCTCTGGGCCGGTTATCACGCATTTGACCGGGATATGGAAAAGGTGGTGAAGCATTATTCCGATATGGGGGTGAAGGGATTCAAAGTTGACTTTATGGACCGTGATGACCAGGAGATCATCGACTTCCTCTACAGAGGTGCCGAAACTTGTGCCAGATATAAGATGATGGTCGATTATCATGGTATCTGTAAACCGACAGGCTTGCAGCGCACTTATCCGAACGTGATCAACTACGAAGGCGTCCATGGCTTGGAAAATATGAAATGGGCGGAAAAGACCTACGATATGCCGCTTTACGACGTGACGATTCCTTTTGTCCGTATGGTAGCCGGTCCGATGGATTATACACAGGGTGCTATGCGCAATGCGATCCGCAAAAATTATGCTCCGATCTATACCGAGCCGATGAGCCAGGGGACGCGTTGCCATCAGCTGGCTACTTATGTGATCTTTGAATCTCCGCTGAACATGTTGTGTGATAATCCTTCCAACTATAACCGGGAGCCCGAATGTACGGAATTTATCGCCAATATCCCGACTGTATGGGAAAAGACGGTTGCCTTGGATGGTAAAGTGGGTGAGTATGTAGCCATTGCCCGTCTTCACGGTGATAATTGGTATGTAGGTGCTTTGACAAACTGGGATGCCCGCGAGGTGGAACTTGACCTGTCTTTTTTGGGTGATGGCAATTATAAACTGGAATTGTTTAAAGATGGTATCAATGCCGATCGTGCCGCTTGCGATTATAAAAAGGAAGTCATACCGGTTCCCACCGATCGCAAGGTAAAGGTGAAGATGGCTCCCGGCGGTGGTTGGGCTGCTAAGATTTATAAATAA
- a CDS encoding AsmA-like C-terminal region-containing protein — protein sequence MKRKKKIPTIIVLAVVTLIFILPAIGFSILNWGVLPPEKLTPLVIEQANKFIDAHLDCERVELTYFETYPYLGVKLTNGHLISHAAEDSTAHEEELAIPSDSLLAFSRATLSLQPLDYLFGGKITIKDFSIENPRFYGFVNKDGHANWDIYESETDSTEANAGKKPLPPIDLQKVRIYGGHFTYDDRQTDLFTEIGGFFVRLDGSLAGGANTLDFETGCSSLLFSNPTYTLKNDLSLRLKSRLVLAEHYNSITLKDAELMVNNLPFTADGAIRHFPEDQRTRIDMDMGLKISDMNDLLKFIPDAYFQNRDKTLAEGSILVEGSIHGFLGDSIIPNVNLCCKIENGSYHIKDIKQGIDTLEMDLDIHLNGPFPDSSFVSLEQLTMKGLNTSLDMQAKVTNLFKNPSVRAGMKGKVDFTRLGQEFLNPDTLLVEGVMDADLSTTFTVNDLVESRFGKIHSSGKLNIDKLKAFSQPLGMDIFISGAYLAIDTTHQKSLYIESQNLMRMTMGIDSLNIRYKDEISTNISKLEMLAQTSPVIDTTAVIPMTGWLAFGHLRTRTADSVWIVAGRSELKGGIKPSASDKLTPTAAAVISIDTLKYISVPLRTGLSLTESSFTIEALPYRDARRQQMANRQRRTLTDEQRARLAERRKNMAGKTATGDSAETEGQFLRKWEARGSLSFKQMRGFSRMFPLPMWMEPTTMKFNTNDITLTDARLHLGKSNFTLNGEISQIRRAMLRGGKLKGDFNLNSDYIDCNQLMQAINSGMQYAESSDLLMLSDENIAQLNTESLQDSITQTEIDTTSQLFVLPAFLDMALHTNAKRIDFKDLELENVVGEIVLRDQSINLSKLNIQSNMGNGNLTMVYRAKDGQEATAGLDLDMEDVKVEKLIALFPSIDTLVPMLRSFEGVLDCQVTATCRMDSTMSLIMPSINSSCYLHGDNMVLLDGETFTEISKTLMFKNKKRNMIDSISVDLAIKDNKIEVFPFLVEMDRYKVAVGGTHNLDMTFNYHLSVLKSPVPFKLGIDITGNLDDFKYKITKCKYKDIFKPAKQAELDSTRKNIRKDIRDAVRKQIEEAAPELGKNLALVRAAERREP from the coding sequence ATGAAAAGAAAAAAGAAAATACCGACAATCATCGTCCTGGCTGTTGTTACCCTGATATTCATACTCCCGGCTATCGGGTTCAGCATTCTGAACTGGGGAGTACTGCCTCCGGAGAAACTGACACCGCTGGTTATCGAGCAGGCAAACAAGTTCATCGATGCACATTTGGATTGCGAACGGGTGGAACTGACCTATTTCGAAACCTATCCTTATTTAGGTGTAAAGCTGACGAACGGCCACCTGATCTCGCACGCAGCCGAAGATTCGACCGCCCATGAAGAGGAACTGGCAATTCCTTCCGATTCACTGCTTGCTTTCAGCCGGGCCACCCTGTCCCTGCAACCGCTCGATTACCTTTTCGGCGGTAAGATCACTATCAAGGACTTTTCCATTGAGAACCCACGTTTCTATGGATTCGTCAATAAGGACGGACATGCGAACTGGGATATCTACGAAAGTGAGACGGATTCGACAGAGGCCAATGCAGGTAAAAAGCCCTTGCCTCCTATCGACTTGCAAAAGGTACGCATCTACGGAGGACATTTCACGTATGACGACCGCCAGACAGACCTTTTTACCGAAATCGGGGGCTTCTTCGTACGCCTCGACGGCTCATTGGCGGGAGGAGCCAATACGCTCGATTTTGAAACGGGGTGTTCATCCCTTTTATTCAGCAACCCTACTTATACTTTGAAAAACGACCTGTCGCTTCGTCTCAAAAGTAGATTAGTGCTTGCCGAACACTACAATTCGATCACTTTGAAAGATGCAGAATTGATGGTCAACAATCTACCTTTCACCGCCGATGGAGCGATACGCCACTTCCCGGAAGACCAGCGCACCCGTATCGATATGGACATGGGATTGAAAATCTCGGACATGAACGATCTGCTGAAATTCATACCCGATGCGTATTTTCAGAATCGCGACAAGACACTGGCGGAAGGTTCGATTCTCGTGGAAGGAAGTATTCACGGCTTTTTGGGAGACAGTATCATACCTAATGTGAACCTGTGTTGCAAAATAGAAAACGGCTCCTATCATATCAAGGATATCAAACAAGGTATCGACACACTGGAAATGGACCTGGATATCCATCTGAACGGACCTTTTCCGGATTCTTCCTTCGTCTCGCTCGAACAACTCACGATGAAAGGGCTCAACACTTCATTGGATATGCAGGCCAAAGTGACCAACCTGTTCAAGAACCCGTCCGTCCGGGCCGGGATGAAAGGAAAGGTGGACTTTACCCGGTTGGGGCAAGAATTCCTTAATCCGGACACGTTGTTGGTGGAAGGCGTAATGGATGCAGATCTGTCGACCACCTTTACCGTGAATGATCTTGTCGAAAGCCGGTTCGGAAAGATACACAGTTCTGGAAAACTCAATATTGACAAACTGAAAGCGTTCAGCCAGCCGCTCGGCATGGATATTTTCATTTCCGGTGCCTATCTGGCAATCGACACGACACACCAGAAAAGCCTCTACATCGAATCGCAAAACTTGATGCGAATGACGATGGGAATAGACAGTCTGAACATCCGATATAAAGATGAAATCAGCACGAATATAAGCAAATTGGAGATGCTTGCCCAGACATCGCCTGTTATCGACACAACAGCTGTCATACCGATGACCGGATGGTTGGCTTTCGGCCATCTGAGGACCCGCACAGCCGATTCCGTCTGGATCGTGGCCGGACGTTCCGAACTGAAAGGTGGCATCAAACCGTCTGCATCCGACAAATTAACCCCGACAGCTGCCGCCGTCATTTCAATCGACACGCTGAAATACATCAGTGTACCTTTACGAACAGGACTCTCCCTGACGGAAAGTTCGTTTACGATCGAAGCCCTTCCCTATCGGGATGCACGGCGCCAGCAGATGGCAAACCGGCAACGGCGCACACTGACCGACGAACAACGGGCGCGTCTGGCAGAAAGACGGAAGAACATGGCCGGGAAAACCGCCACCGGCGACAGTGCCGAAACAGAAGGTCAATTCCTTCGCAAATGGGAAGCACGGGGCAGTCTCTCTTTCAAACAAATGCGCGGGTTCAGCCGCATGTTCCCGCTCCCGATGTGGATGGAGCCGACGACGATGAAGTTCAACACAAACGACATCACACTGACAGATGCCCGCCTACATCTCGGCAAGAGCAATTTCACCCTTAACGGCGAGATCAGCCAGATCCGGAGGGCAATGCTTCGCGGAGGAAAATTGAAAGGAGATTTCAATCTAAATTCGGACTACATCGATTGTAACCAGTTGATGCAGGCGATCAACAGTGGCATGCAATATGCGGAAAGTTCGGACTTGCTGATGCTCAGTGATGAAAATATCGCACAACTCAATACCGAATCGCTACAAGATAGTATCACGCAAACGGAAATCGACACGACCAGCCAATTATTCGTTCTTCCGGCCTTTCTCGACATGGCTCTCCATACGAACGCGAAACGTATCGATTTTAAAGACCTGGAATTAGAGAACGTGGTCGGAGAGATTGTCCTGCGCGACCAGAGTATCAACCTGAGCAAGCTCAATATACAATCCAATATGGGGAATGGGAACCTGACAATGGTCTACCGGGCTAAGGACGGGCAGGAGGCGACCGCCGGTTTAGACCTCGACATGGAAGATGTGAAGGTGGAGAAGCTGATCGCCCTCTTCCCTTCCATCGACACATTAGTCCCGATGCTCCGTTCGTTCGAAGGTGTCTTGGATTGCCAAGTCACGGCTACTTGCAGAATGGATTCGACCATGTCTCTCATTATGCCGTCCATTAACTCGTCTTGCTATCTGCACGGGGACAATATGGTGCTGCTCGATGGAGAAACATTTACCGAGATATCGAAGACGCTGATGTTCAAAAACAAGAAGCGGAATATGATAGATAGTATCTCGGTGGACCTTGCCATCAAAGACAATAAGATTGAAGTTTTCCCATTCTTGGTGGAGATGGATCGCTATAAAGTGGCTGTTGGTGGAACGCATAATCTGGATATGACGTTCAATTACCATCTATCAGTCCTCAAATCGCCCGTTCCTTTCAAGCTGGGAATCGACATCACCGGCAACTTGGATGATTTCAAGTATAAGATCACGAAATGTAAATACAAGGATATATTCAAACCGGCTAAGCAAGCGGAACTGGACAGTACACGCAAGAACATCCGGAAAGATATTCGCGACGCAGTACGCAAACAGATCGAAGAAGCGGCACCGGAGTTGGGGAAAAACTTAGCTCTGGTAAGGGCAGCGGAGAGAAGGGAACCTTAA
- the rfbB gene encoding dTDP-glucose 4,6-dehydratase, whose amino-acid sequence MKTYLVTGAAGFIGANFIKYMLAKYLGIKIVVLDLLTYAGNLGTIAEDIDGERCEFVKGDICDRALTDGLFAKYQFDYVVNFAAESHVDRSIENPQLFLVTNILGTQNLLDSARKAWVTGKAATGYPEWREGVRFHQVSTDEVYGSLGAEGYFHETTPLDPRSPYSASKTSADLFVQAYSETYKMPVSITRCSNNYGPYHFPEKLIPLIIKNILEGKPLPVYGDGTNVRDWLYVEDHCKAIDLVIHKGRAGEVYNVGGHNEKQNIEIVKLTISTIRRLMTEQPEYRQVLKKKEMGADGQISIDWINESLITFVKDRLGHDQRYAIDPTKITNELGWTPETSFEIGIVKTIRWYLDNQKWVEDITGGDYMKYYEQMYGNR is encoded by the coding sequence ATGAAGACTTATTTGGTTACCGGAGCCGCCGGTTTTATAGGCGCGAACTTTATTAAATATATGTTAGCGAAATATCTGGGAATAAAGATCGTAGTGCTGGATCTGCTGACCTACGCAGGTAATCTCGGAACGATTGCCGAAGACATCGACGGGGAGCGTTGCGAGTTTGTAAAAGGTGATATCTGCGACCGTGCGTTGACGGACGGGCTCTTTGCCAAATACCAGTTCGATTATGTCGTTAATTTTGCAGCGGAAAGCCATGTGGACCGCAGTATCGAAAATCCACAGCTTTTCTTGGTAACGAATATATTAGGTACTCAAAACCTGCTCGATTCCGCTCGTAAAGCGTGGGTGACGGGAAAAGCGGCTACCGGTTATCCCGAGTGGCGCGAAGGAGTCCGCTTCCACCAAGTATCTACTGACGAGGTGTATGGTAGTCTGGGTGCTGAAGGCTATTTCCATGAAACGACTCCGTTGGATCCGCGCAGTCCGTATAGTGCATCCAAAACGAGTGCCGACCTGTTTGTACAGGCTTACTCCGAAACTTATAAGATGCCGGTCAGCATCACCCGCTGTTCCAACAATTACGGTCCGTATCACTTTCCAGAAAAGCTGATACCGTTGATTATTAAAAATATCCTCGAAGGCAAGCCGCTTCCGGTTTATGGTGACGGGACAAATGTACGTGACTGGCTGTACGTGGAAGATCACTGCAAGGCTATTGACCTGGTGATTCATAAGGGACGGGCAGGAGAGGTCTATAACGTAGGCGGCCATAACGAAAAGCAGAATATAGAGATCGTGAAGCTGACGATCAGCACCATCCGCCGATTAATGACGGAACAACCCGAATATCGCCAGGTTCTGAAGAAAAAAGAGATGGGTGCGGATGGGCAGATTTCCATCGACTGGATCAACGAAAGCTTGATTACTTTTGTAAAAGACCGTTTGGGCCATGACCAGCGTTATGCGATCGATCCGACAAAAATCACAAACGAATTAGGCTGGACACCCGAGACTTCTTTCGAGATCGGTATTGTCAAAACGATCCGCTGGTATCTGGATAACCAGAAATGGGTAGAAGATATCACAGGGGGAGATTATATGAAATATTACGAGCAGATGTACGGGAACCGTTAA
- a CDS encoding MBL fold metallo-hydrolase, whose protein sequence is MHYKITTLVENAVYGRSLQAEHGLSLLIESEGYKILFDTGQSDLFIRNAALLDIDIAEVDFLILSHGHSDHTGGLRHFLAINKKASVICKQEVLYRKFKNKRENGVIDSNLLNLSRFRFITRQTELIPGLFLFPDLPVINPEDTHFERFFTQTPEGVVPDIFNDELAIALIAENTYSVLSACSHRGITNILQTIGNSFPGYTLQLLAGGFHIHNAKDEKFNIIADYLKNNLPEQIGICHCTGIDKYALFRQIFGGRVFYNYTGNTFYL, encoded by the coding sequence ATGCATTACAAAATCACGACCCTCGTGGAGAATGCCGTCTATGGGCGGAGCTTACAGGCGGAACACGGACTATCATTGCTTATTGAAAGCGAAGGGTATAAAATATTATTCGATACGGGACAGTCGGATCTGTTTATCCGCAACGCGGCACTTTTGGATATCGATATTGCGGAGGTGGATTTCCTTATCCTGTCACATGGACATAGCGATCATACAGGGGGATTGAGGCATTTTCTTGCCATCAACAAAAAAGCTTCGGTTATCTGCAAACAGGAAGTCCTTTACCGGAAGTTTAAAAATAAACGGGAGAACGGAGTCATTGACTCCAACCTACTGAACTTATCCCGATTCCGTTTTATCACCAGACAGACGGAGCTTATTCCGGGACTGTTCCTATTTCCGGATCTTCCGGTCATAAATCCGGAAGATACTCACTTCGAACGATTCTTTACGCAAACACCTGAAGGAGTCGTTCCTGATATTTTCAACGACGAACTGGCGATCGCACTGATAGCTGAAAATACATATTCCGTATTGAGCGCCTGTTCCCACCGGGGAATCACCAATATCCTCCAGACTATCGGCAACAGTTTTCCCGGATATACACTCCAACTCCTGGCCGGAGGCTTCCATATCCACAATGCCAAAGACGAGAAATTCAATATCATAGCGGACTATCTGAAAAATAATCTGCCGGAACAGATCGGGATTTGTCATTGTACGGGTATAGACAAATACGCGTTGTTCCGGCAGATATTCGGGGGCCGTGTGTTTTACAACTACACGGGAAATACGTTTTATTTATAA
- a CDS encoding HU family DNA-binding protein, giving the protein MNRKDIEKITAARLGVPVTTVEPFVQAFLETVSDCLMYGHHVTIQRFGSFRRWEQTSRPVRNPRTGEPCMLEPRTSVKFNPGKTLFEKMNTDLVDKQQE; this is encoded by the coding sequence ATGAATAGAAAAGACATTGAAAAAATTACAGCCGCCAGACTCGGAGTCCCGGTAACAACGGTAGAACCTTTTGTCCAGGCTTTTTTAGAGACAGTCTCCGATTGCCTGATGTACGGACACCATGTGACCATACAACGGTTCGGTTCCTTCAGACGCTGGGAACAAACCAGCCGTCCCGTCCGCAACCCGCGGACAGGCGAACCCTGTATGCTCGAACCCCGCACCTCCGTGAAGTTCAACCCCGGAAAAACGCTGTTCGAAAAGATGAACACCGACCTTGTGGACAAACAACAGGAGTGA
- a CDS encoding DUF3575 domain-containing protein, whose product MKVKKLFFAALLLCVSLCTYAQTEIGKGKAPVVGLKTNLPYWGTATFNAGLEFRLAKKWSLDIEAGFNPFDGKNDDGTYDRSLKHLRIQPELRYWFCEANNGHFLGLHVPYYLYNVADVKLIGLEDERREGWGAGVGLSYGYQWMLSKHWSMEATVGVGYIYFEYDRYPCTDCGNRETDRHKNYFGPTQAALNFIYLF is encoded by the coding sequence ATGAAAGTGAAGAAGCTTTTTTTTGCGGCGTTGCTGCTCTGCGTTTCGCTTTGCACCTATGCCCAAACCGAGATCGGCAAGGGGAAAGCTCCTGTCGTCGGGCTTAAGACAAACCTCCCTTATTGGGGGACGGCAACATTTAATGCCGGACTGGAATTCCGCCTCGCCAAAAAGTGGTCATTGGATATTGAAGCCGGATTTAACCCGTTCGACGGAAAGAATGACGACGGGACCTACGACCGGTCCCTCAAACACCTGCGCATCCAGCCGGAACTGCGCTATTGGTTCTGCGAAGCCAACAACGGCCATTTCCTCGGCCTCCACGTCCCGTACTATTTATATAATGTAGCGGACGTCAAGCTGATCGGCCTCGAAGACGAACGCCGCGAAGGCTGGGGCGCCGGCGTAGGCCTGAGCTACGGTTACCAGTGGATGCTCTCGAAGCACTGGAGCATGGAGGCGACCGTCGGGGTAGGGTATATCTACTTCGAATACGACCGCTACCCCTGTACCGACTGCGGCAACCGCGAGACGGACCGCCACAAAAACTATTTCGGTCCCACGCAGGCCGCATTGAACTTCATTTATCTATTCTAA